The Lactuca sativa cultivar Salinas chromosome 2, Lsat_Salinas_v11, whole genome shotgun sequence genome includes a window with the following:
- the LOC111883358 gene encoding uncharacterized protein LOC111883358, with product MHPDNAKYTSHEVQKEILHVFAEKVQKKIVEDICDSKYCIIMDEASDESNKEQMAIILRYVDKKGYIQERFFDLFLSKIHHLPLCILLYVKLLLLTSLLLRIFVDRGMMELAICVVNGRDYIASCKRQDVLQAAQAAEIAELLESGEINMGKGANQIGTLKRVGDTRWSSHFTSISDASIALKRMASFEFVFILHVMKQILGITNTLCQALQQKSQDIMSAITMVSRTKKLIETLTDNEWATFLDDVVEFCKKHDIDIPEFKDPYFEGRSNKKGGHTTIEHHYHFDIFNETIDFQLQEIDTRFNERVVELLELSLALNPKEGYKRFNSDSICKLAKNIIILISENRK from the exons ATGCACCCCGACAATGCAAAATACACTTCACATGAGGTTCAAAAAGAAATTTTACATGTTTTTGCTGAGAAAGTACAAAAAAAGATAGTTGAAGATATTTGTGATTCTAAATACTGCATAATCATGGATGAGGCTAGTGATGAAAGTAATAAAGAACAAATGGCCATTATTCTTAGATATGTTGACAAGAAAGGTTACATACAAGAACGGTTTTTTGATCTTTTCCTGTCAAAGATACATCATCTTCCACTTTGTATTCTTCTATATGTGAAACTCTTACTTCTTACGAGCTTATTGTTGAGAATCTTCGTGGACAGGGGTATGATGGAGCTAGCAATATGCGTGGTGAATGGAAGGGATTACAT TGCTTCTTGTAAACGCCAAGATGTGCTACAAGCTGCTCAAGCTGCTGAAATTGCAGAATTGTTAGAATCTGGTGAAATTAATATGGGTAAAGGGGCTAATCAAATTGGTACTTTAAAGCGTGTCGGAGACACTCGTTGGAGCTCACATTTTACTTCTATTA GTGATGCTAGTATCGCGTTAAaaagaatggcatcttttgaatttgTTTTCATTTTACATGTGATGAAACAAATTTTGGGAATTACTAATACTCTTTGTCAAGCTTTACAACAAAAATCCCAAGACATCATGAGTGCAATCACAATGGTCTCCCGCACAAAGAAACTGATTGAAACCCTTACAGATAATGAATGGGCAACTTTTCTTGATGATGTCGTTGAGTTTTGTAAGAAGCATGATATTGATATTCCTGAATTCAAAGATCCTTATTTTGAAGGGAGAAGCAACAAGAAGGGAGGTCATACTACTATTGAGCATCACTatcattttgatatatttaatgaAACTATTGATTTTCAGTTACAGGAAATTGATACAAGGTTCAATGAAAGAGTTGTAGAGCTTTTAGAACTTAGTCTTGCTTTGAATCCAAAGGAGGGATATAAACGCTTCAATTCTGATTCTATTTGCAAACTTGCAAAAAATATTATTATCTTGATTTCAGAGAATAGGAAATAG